One window of Aphelocoma coerulescens isolate FSJ_1873_10779 chromosome 17, UR_Acoe_1.0, whole genome shotgun sequence genomic DNA carries:
- the QRFP gene encoding orexigenic neuropeptide QRFP: MRAPYSLSCLFLLSLGACFPPGERWEPGDAGEGALLGPGWQTAAEGRGPGWRAGAKRRRSEELDALLSIAGGLRGYGTAGAGQRPGRRGDPELLPVGGEKRSGTLGNLAEEINGYNRKKGGFTFRFGR, encoded by the coding sequence ATGAGAGCACCCTACTCGCTgtcctgcctcttcctcctgagCCTGGGAGCCTGCTTCCCTCCCGGCGAGCGGTGGGAGCCGGGAGACGCCGGGGAAGGGGCTCTGCTCGGTCCCGGCTGGCAAACGGCGGCGGAGGGCCGGGGTCCCGGCTGGAGGGCAGGGGCAAAGCGGAGGCGAAGCGAGGAGCTGGACGCGCTGCTGAGCATcgccggggggctgcggggatacggcacggccggggccgggcagcggccGGGCAGGCGGGGGGACCCCGAGCTGCTGCCCGTCGGAGGGGAGAAGCGCAGCGGCACCCTGGGGAACCTGGCCGAGGAGATCAACGGCTACAACAGGAAAAAAGGGGGCTTCACCTTCCGCTTCGGGAGATGA